The genomic segment TCTGAAAATATAACGCCGCTCTCCGAGGAAAACCGGAGCGAAGAGTAGGTTTGCATCCGGAACGTGTCAACCTTGTTTGAGCCAACTCTCTAATGATTAAATTGCCTTTGCGATGACGCGCTGCAGCGTCGGGAAGTTCACTCCCTTATCAATCACCGCCTGATCGGCATTCTCTGGAACGGGATTGATACAGACTTTATTGGCCGGGGAGTTCACCACCGGACACCCTTTGCTGAAGCGTTCTGGATAACGAGCATACATCCTCTCCAGCGCCTTCTGCCTGACTCGTGCTACAGTGAAAATCTATAGCTGTCAAAGCGACGTGGGTAGTCCGGCTGGTATTTCAGGATTTTGAACCGGGCTTCACTCATCGCGTTATCGTTACTCACCCGAGGGCGGCTATGACTGGCCGTCATCACCAGCTCCCCAGGCAAGCCGTCCCGTGAACAGGGTCGGCTTGAACAACGTGTTAGCAGCTACGCGAACCAAGTTTTACAGTACACTCAAAATTGCCCCTGGACTCCGTCACCAGCTTGACCGTTTCTAAATCCTTGGCTTCGCATCGCGGGCTGGTTGGTGCCCAAAAAACGGGGTGTTCATCTCGAGAAATGAAAGGCAAAGGTTTTTCAGGCTCACTGGCGTCAAACAACTGAGCCGTACATGTAGCAAATCGGATATCATTAACATGCAAGGTATTCTTTACTATATATTTCTTGTTGGCTTCCGGCGTAAAGGTTATGCGATTCGGGCACCACACAAAGACCTTATCCGAATTTACAAAAGCCGAATATTCGAACGTCACATACTGATCAGCAGGTATATTAAAACTACTCTTCTTTTTCAAATCCAGAACCTGGTAATCAACGCAATTATTTGAATCACTGTAGATCTTGACAGCTTTATCCTTGAAAGTACCAGCAGTCCACTTGATTACAGAAAAATAATTTGTACTTGGCTTTCCATTTTCATATATAAAAGGTTCGGAGTTTTCAAATTCAATTGACGCAAATTCGCCATTTGCTGGCTCTTCATACATAGATACTTTTGGTTTCTCGGTCAAAGTACCACACGCAGACAATAAAATCGTCAAAGCTGCCAGTCCATTTTTTGCATATGCCATTTAATGCTCCCATTAAATTAAAAAATCTATCCATCAACAGTTTTATTTTCGAGCGTTTGCATTTTGTCGGCGGCTCATTTTATTGCAAAACAGAGATAACCACAGGATGTTTATTAAAAACACCCTTATCACTGAACGAGCCGTCAATCATCAAATACGCATGCCCGGATTGCCTGCTATTCAACCAGGCAAAGCAATCCAGTCAAACATCAATATCACGGATTTCAGGCACTTACGCTAACAACCGCCGTCAAAACGAGCAAGCCATTCAGCACAGAATTCTTCCTGGCATTGACATACACCGGTTAAAACAACTTTTTCGGCAGGAGCAGGGCCATGAGCAATAGTCCGTATTGAGGCAGATTTAGCGGTTTGCGGAACCCCAAGAAGATGAGACTGTTGAATTTATCTGCGTTATCGAGCACCTGGCAAAGACCGCGACATCCAACGCGCAGCTCAGATCGGAAATAAATTCCCTCCTGCAATGGATCTGATTATTACGTTCAGGATCGGGAATAAATTCCCTCCTGCAATGGATCTGATTATTACGGTCAGGGTCGGGAATAAATTCCCTCCTACAATGGATCTGATTATTACGATTCAGGATCGGGAATAAATTCTCTCATACATTACGCTCAGGTCAGGAATACCTCCTCCTGCAATATTTCGTTTCTCTTATGTGATACAAGAGCGCCCGCACAATAGTATTTGGTAAATAAGGACTGGAGAGGAATCCTCTTCAGCCCTGTCCTTCTGATGCTATTGCATCCTTTTTGCCCAACCGGCCCAACTTGCCCCGGCAATCAGAGTCTCACTTGGCAGGTGCAGGCCCGAATTCCCGGATTTCCAGCGACTTGTCAATACTGGCCCAGGTCGGCGCACTGGAACACCAGATATTCGATGACGGCCTGATTGCTGAAGGATTATCCAGCGTGCCCATTCTGACAACGGTAAGCCCCATACGGCCGGTGGAATCCGAAAACAGCTGGGTGCCACACTGGTTACAAAACCCCATTGTTACTTCGTTGCCGCTGTCCGCTACCCGTATAAAACGGCTCACGACTCCAGTTACTGCGATTTTATCGGTCGGGAAAACCACATTGGCCGTGCCGTTAGCGGCAATGCGCTGGCAATCCCGGCACCAGCAAATCCGCGACGGGCCTGGTTCTGCGCTGATCTGATATCGAACCTGTCCACACAGACAGCCGCCAGTTGTAACACTCATACTCACCCCCTGAACAACACACCAATATCTGACGATTCCGATAGCAAACAGCCGACTGTGTTCTGGCATACATTGGCTATGGGACCACAAAGCCCTTATACCTCAATGCCCGCTACGGGCATCAGGCTGAACGTCTCTCTGACATATTACCCGCTGAACATGAGTTAGTAACATCCTCCCCTGCCTCTCGCTAACGCTCGCCGGTCTTTGACCGCCGAAAGGACGCCTGCCCCGGCCAGAAGGCTGAGGTTTGCCGCGCACCGGGTCAATACTTTGCAATCAGGGTCAGGATGCAGACCCACGACCGGTTTTTTCCGGGACACTCTGAATAACGCTGCACCGCTCTGCGCAAGAGCCTGCAGGTTGTCAGAACCAGGCAATGGTGAGCGGCAGGGCGCACCCGGCGGAATTCAAAAGATCCCCGAAACCGGACCCAGTTCATATACCGGGACTGACATTTCCCCCACACAGGCCATATACCCTGCCATTAATTGACACGTCTTTGCTGAGGGATATGCTGGCCAGCTCGTGAATGCCATGTTGTAGATTTGCAGTCATGGTGGATTAGCCCATGCCAAATGGCTGAACACATAGATAATTCCATGACACATTCCGCTTCGAACAACGTCCCTCTGAGTGATTGCTTCCACAAAGACAGCAGCCAGAGACATCGGCCTCAAGACCCGCAGGCATTGAACGATAACAGCGATTATCTGAACACTGCGGAAAACCCTTTATCCCTGATCATCACAAACGATACCCACTTCCGTGACCTGCAACTTGCCGATGCTTCCGAGCAGGCGTCGGCTCAGGACTGGTTGCCAGTAACCATAGATCAGATCAGCAGTGGCAGTTATTCCGGTCACTATCAAGAGCTGAATCTGCCAGGCATCAAGATGGTGATCGAACGCCAGAACTGTACGGTTCACAAGCGCGGCATTATGGATGAAAAGTCCTGCACTCTGTCTTATGTCAGGGGTTCGACGGATTCCGCCAGGGTTTCTGAACATCAGGCCAGCCATCAGGCTCTGTTTTTGATTCCGGCCGGAACCGAAGTGGATGTGCAGGTGGGCGGTGAGGCCGAGACGGTGTATTTCCGTCTGGATCAGGAATATTTCCAGCAGCAGACCCTGTTGCTTGACCCTCAGCGCTGGGACAGACATTACAACCCAGAGTTGCTGTGTTTTGAAACACTCGGGCAGAATCTTCTTGATCAGCATATCAACCAGCTTCTGACGCAGCTGTCGTCTGGCAACCATCACCTGACCCATAACGGTGTGGAACGTTATATAACCGAAACCCTGCTGATGATGTTGCAGTCATCGCAGCCCCCTACGGCGATTCCCTTCTCAGCCATTGATACCCGCCGCCGGGCAGCACACCTGGTTCATCATGTCAGCACCTACCTTGAATCCGTCCCCAATGCCCGCTCCTGCCCCGGTATTATTGATCTCTGCCGTGAAACCGGCGTCAGTGAACGCACTCTGCAATACAGCTTCAAAGCCCAGCTGGGGCTTTCGCCCAATACTTATCTGCGCATATTCCGGCTCAACCGGGTACGCAACCTGCTGCGCAATCCATCCCATGCTGGTATCACGGTGACCGAGGCCGCCATGCACTGGCATTTCTGGCATCTTGGCCGCTTTTCCCGCGACTACGCCGCCCTGTTTGGTGAATCTCCGTCCTCGACCTTGCGCTGCGCACTGGGCTGATTCGGCCTCGAATACGTGCTTTGCGGAAATGGGATAGTTCGTACCAGAGCCTCTTGATAGTTTCCTCCACCAATCGACAAACACTTCTCTTTATGCGTTGCGGCGCTGCTGCTGGCGTCTGGCTGCCCTTTGTATGGCCAGCCGGAACGCGCTTCCAGTCAGTATCTGTCAGTCGGATAACAGCGGTACAGCCTATTGCCGGTACTGCTATACAGATATACGGACACTCTTATGAATACTGTCTTTCGCATTATTTGGTCTCATGCCCGGCAATCCACCGTAGTGGTCAGTGAGTTGGCCAGTGCCTCGGGCAAACGCTCGCCGGGTAAAGGCAGCAGCCGGGGAATTGCCCTGTCAGCCGCCGCCAGCGTTCTGTTACTGCCACTGCAAGTGTTTGCCGATGTATTGCCCGGCGGGGGTGTTATTACCAACGGTACTGGCAACATTTCCAGCAGTGGCAATACCCTGACGGTGGAGCAGCTGACGGACCGTATGGTCACCAACTGGGACAGTTTCAGCATTGGTGCCGATGCCACGGTAATTTTTGACCAGCTCAGCAGCAACAGCGTGGCGCTGAACCGGGTCAGCGGTGCCAATCCATCGGAATTACTGGGGCAGCTGCAGGCCAACGGCCGGGTCTACCTGATCAATCCCAACGGCGTCCTGGTGGGAGCCGGTGCCCATATCAACACCGCCGAGTTTCTGGCTTCGGCACTGGATGTCAGCGACGAGCTGTTTATGGCCGGTGACGATCTGGAGTTCTCCGGCAACTCACTGGCCAGTGTGATCAACCTGGGGGAGATCACGGCAGCCAGTGGTGATGTGATTCTGATTGCCTATCAGGTGCGCAACGAAGGCAGCCTTTCGGCACCCGAAGGTGTCGCCGCGCTGGCAGCGGGTGACAACATTATCTTCCGCCCCAATGCCGACAGCCATATTCTGATCCGCGCCGCCGTTGCTGCTGACAGCAACCTTACCGGCGTTGAAAATAGCGGAGTGATTGCAGCGGCCCAGGCTGAACTGAAAGCAGCCGGAGGCAGTGTTTATGATCTTGCCATCAACCAGACCGGCGTGGTGCGCGCCAGCGGTTCCGCCACCCTGAACGGCCGGGTCTTGCTGACCGCAGAAGCGGGTGATCTGCAGCACAGCGGTACTATTTCGGCGCACAACCACGATGGCAGCGGTGGTGAGGTGTTGATCGGCGACGATAACAGCGGTTATGGCATTGCCAGCACAACAACGGTTGCAGCCACCGCCGTGATTGATGTTGCTGCCACAGCCACCAGCGGCGACGGTGGTTCAGTACAGATTACGGCACAGGACAACACCGTTTTTGACGGCCAGATCAATGCCAGCGCAGGTACTGTTGGCGGTAATGGCGGCTCGGCGGCCGTTACCGGTGCACTGGCGCTGCAATTTGGAGGCAGTGCCAATCTTGGTGCAACAGCGGGTGATACCGGCACCCTGACCATAACCAGTGCGGACCAGACCATCGGCAGCAATGCCGGAGATCTTATGGCAGGCGCGGATCTGGCCAATCTGCTGACCACCAGCAATGTCATACTGGACACCTCCCATGTCTATGCCCCCGGCACGCTGGTCACCGACAGCTCGATTGAAATCAATGACGATGTCAGCTGGAGTTCCGGCAATAACCTGACACTCAACTCGGGTAATGAAATCCGGATTAACGGCTCGCTGGAGGGGGATGGCAGCGACCTGACATTGGGCCTGGGGGTGGTTAAAGAAGCCGACCCCTTTGGTAGCGACCTCGGTAACAGTGCCGACCTCACCGTTGACAGCAGCGCTACGATCACAGCCGCTTCGGTGGTGATCAAACGTAACACCGACGTTGAAATAGAAAGATCCAACAGCAGTCTCGGTCCGATGGGCAACATCCGGATTGATGGCACCCTGGTCACCGATACCCTCGATATCCAAACCGATAACCGCCAGCAGTACGGCTATACTTTCGATGAAGGCATTGCCGGTTCGGTACATATCGACAACAGCAATAACCGCATCGGCACCCTGACAGCCACGGTTGCAAACGGTGTGATTGAGGGGGATTTTTCGCTGACAGAGGGCGGAGATGGCCTGATCGTTGACGGCGATTTTTCGAATATCAGCGGAGCCATCAGCCTGGTGACAACGGGTGACCTGACCCTGGCTGCTGGCACCGTCATTGCCAGCGGCGCAGACCAGAATATTGTACTGGCAGCGCAGTCCGGCTCCTTTATCAACCAGGCCGGAGCCAATGCCGTCACCACCACCGGCAGCGGGCGTTTTCTGATCTATTCCGATGACCCGGCCAATACCGTCACCGGTGGTTTGATCGGCACCCCGGTGTATAACAAAACCTGGGCCAACAACTCACCAAACAGCATTACCCAGACCGGTAACCGCTTCCTCTACAGTCTGGCTCCGGTATTAACCATTACCGCCAATGAGACCAGCCGCAGTTACGGTGATAACAACCCGACCTTTACTTATACCGTCAGTGGTCTGGTGGATGGCGACCTTGTGGCCGATGTGTTCACGGGTACGGCCAGCCTCACCACCAGCCTGAACACCAGCAGCAATGCCGGTGTTTATAGCGATGCCATTACGGTATCGCTGGGCAGTATCCTGTTGTCAGACTATGACTACCAGTTTGCCGGTATAGCCGCCGATTTGACCATCGATCAGGCGTTACTAACCGTGACCCCAACCGCCGCTAGCCGTATCTATGGGGATGCAGATCCGGCACTGACCGGATTGATCACTGGTTTTAAAAATGGTGAAACAGAGGCCGTGTTAACCACCGGGCCGAGTTACACCACTACCGCCGTTCTCGGCTCCAATGTTGGCAGTTATGACATCATTGCCAGCGGCGCTGTTGCCGATAACTATGCCTTTGATTACCAGACCGGCACCGGGCTGCTGACCGTCACCGCCGCACCTCTGACCATTACCGCCAGCGATGCCAGTCGCCTTTACGGCGACAGCAATCCAACCTTCAGTGCCACGTTCAGCGGCCTGAAAGCTGACGACAGCGCCGAGGACTTCCTGACACTGGGCTTTGCCACACCAGATTCGGGGGTGACATCGGATGTTGGCACCTACGCCATCCGTCCGCAAGGCGCGACCAATGCCAACTACACCTGCACTTATGTCGATGGCGCGCTCAGCATTACCCCGGCCGAGCTGACCGTCACGGCGGCTAACCTCGCCCATGTTTACGACGGCCTGACACCGGACAGCACCGAATACTCCGCCACCCTGTCAGGACTGGTCGCCGGTGATTTGGCCAGCAGTTACAGCAGCCAGTTGCTGTTCAGTACAACAGCCGATGGCAGCAGCACCGGCAGCTTCAATATCAATGTCGCCGGTATTACCGATGGCAATTACAACGTCAGTTACGAGCCCGGCACACTGACCATCAGTAACCAGATTTTGTCGGTGACGGCCAATGATCTAAGCCGTTTGTATGGCGAGGACAACCCGGATTTTACTGCCATCATCAGCGGCTTTGTTGATGATGACGATGAGTCCGTGCTGTTAACCTCGATCAGTTACTCAACCGTCGCCACTTCCAATTCCAACGTGGGCACCTATACCATCACCCCTTACGGTGCCAGCGCCGATAACTACGACTTCAGCTTTACCAGCGGCACTCTGACTATTGATCCAGCCCTGTTGACCATCCAAGCCAATGACGCTACACGTATTTATGGCGCATCAGACCCGCTGTTCAGTGCGACCTATGTCGGCCTCACCGCCGGTGACGACGCCAGTGATATTAATGGCCTGTCGTTCACCACCAATGCGGTGGTCACCTCCTCTGTTAACGGCTCCTACAGCATTACCCCGGCCAATGCTTCCAATGCCAATTACAGTATCCGTTACGAAAGTGGCAGCCTGGAGATCACACCAGCAACCCTGACCATTACCACCAACGACCAGTCACGCATCTATGGTGCCAGCGATCCGCAATTCAGTGTTTTGTACTCGGGTCTGGTGGCCGGAGACGACAGCACCGACATTAGTGGCCTGACCATCACCAGCAGCGCCAGCACTGGCTCCGATGTTGGCAGTTATGCCATCAACGCCAGTGGTGCCAGCAATAGCAACTACAGCATTCACTACGTCAGTGGCTGGTTGAACATTACTCCGGCCAGCCTCACCATTAGCGCCAATAATGTCAGCCGCAGCTACGGGGATGACAATCCGGATTTCACCGCCCTGCTGGACGGGCTGGTAGCGGGTGATACCGCCGACGATATTGACGGGCTTGATTTCCTCACCAGTGCCACAGTGCAGTCTAATGTTGGCAGCTACGGTATTACCCCAACCGGGGCAGTGAACAGTAACTACAATATCAGTTACCAATCAGGCACCCTGACCATTGATCCGCGCCAGCTGACCATCAGCGCGGATAACCAAAGCAGTATTTTTGGTGATGAGCTGTCCGCTTACACTCTGAGTTATGACAACCTCGCCAGCTTTGATACTGCCGCCGCTATCGGCACGGTAACGGCCACGGGAGTCAGCGGGATTTACAATAATGTTGGCAGTTATGCCATCAGCGTCAGTGGTGGCAATAACAGCAACTACAGCATTACCCGTGTCAACGGGTTGCTGACCATTACCCCGCGCGCCGCGACCGTCACCGTGCTAAACAGCAGCCGTGAATACGGCGATGACAATGCCGATTTCAGCATCCAGATCAGTAATCAGGTCTCTGGTGCAGCCGTCGGCACCGATGGACTGAATGTCACCACACTGGCTTCGGCCAGCTCGGATGTTGGCAGTTACGCCGTCAGTGCCAATGGCATCATGAATAACAATTACGACCTCACCTATGTTGACGGCACCCTGTCGATTACCCCGGCCACGCTGGTTTTTAATGCTAATAATCAAAGCCGCGAATACGGTCTCGACAACGCCGAACTGACCCTCAACGATGCCAGTAGCTACAAACTGGATGACAGCCTTGCGGATGTCTTGAGCAATCTGAGCCTGTCCACCAGCGCCACCACGGGTTCAAACGCAGGCAGTTATGCCATCACCGCCACAGCCGATGTGATCAACTCTAACTATAACGTCACCCTTAATAACGGCACCCTGACCATTACCCGCGCCAACCTGCTGATACTGCCAGAACTGTCTTCCCGTTATTACGGTGATGATGATCCGGACTTTGTGCTCACCGCCGTTGGTCTGCGTAACGGCGATAGCGCAGCGGTGGTCACCGGTGAACAGTTTGTCAGCAGCGCCTCAACCCAGGCCGGGGTTGGCAGTTATAACGTCAGTGTTGTGGCCGGCAGCGCCAGTAACTACAACCTGACCTTTGGCACCGGCACCCTGAATGTGCTGCCACGCCTGTTAACCATTAGCGCCGACAATGTCAGCCGTGAATACGGCGAAGACAACCCGGTGTTTACCGTCAGCATGGACGGCTTGGCCAGTTTTGATAGCGAGGACGATATTGCCGGTGTTGTCGTCAACACCACCGCAACCGCCTCTTCCGGTGTATT from the Candidatus Thalassolituus haligoni genome contains:
- a CDS encoding GFA family protein, whose protein sequence is MPEHSRLFAIGIVRYWCVVQGVSMSVTTGGCLCGQVRYQISAEPGPSRICWCRDCQRIAANGTANVVFPTDKIAVTGVVSRFIRVADSGNEVTMGFCNQCGTQLFSDSTGRMGLTVVRMGTLDNPSAIRPSSNIWCSSAPTWASIDKSLEIREFGPAPAK
- a CDS encoding helix-turn-helix domain-containing protein, which codes for MTHSASNNVPLSDCFHKDSSQRHRPQDPQALNDNSDYLNTAENPLSLIITNDTHFRDLQLADASEQASAQDWLPVTIDQISSGSYSGHYQELNLPGIKMVIERQNCTVHKRGIMDEKSCTLSYVRGSTDSARVSEHQASHQALFLIPAGTEVDVQVGGEAETVYFRLDQEYFQQQTLLLDPQRWDRHYNPELLCFETLGQNLLDQHINQLLTQLSSGNHHLTHNGVERYITETLLMMLQSSQPPTAIPFSAIDTRRRAAHLVHHVSTYLESVPNARSCPGIIDLCRETGVSERTLQYSFKAQLGLSPNTYLRIFRLNRVRNLLRNPSHAGITVTEAAMHWHFWHLGRFSRDYAALFGESPSSTLRCALG